ttcGATGTTTttgcacaaaattttatttacttaaaattttcgtaagtattttatttaatgatatgattAGTTTAACCAGCGTTTTgggtaactttttttttgttttgtttaagcaaaacaaatgttttttttctatttctaatCCTCAACGTAGCCTAAAAAACCCACCATATTTAAAGTACCTTTGAAGTGGAATACCAGACAAGCCAGAAGCCCCAACAGTCCTGAGGATACTAGAAGCCAGCGCACTACACCCACGATCCTCTTCGGTAGGAAAAGCTGATGCTTCAGCATGTTTACGAAGGTCTTATTGAGGGCAATTCcctgatttataaattaaatattctatttatatatctctttaataaaactaagatataaactaaaaacaaaaacacgaTTCATATCagcaaaataaagaattaaatacttttttttattgaattttttaccTTGCTAATAGCGTAAGACAAAATGACTTATATTGTACGTAGCCGTATTATTAGCGTCTTGTTATTAATTGTtgttaattaagaaattgaggcttttatttacaattatccaTTTATGTAGTTATTTACCTGTCAATATTATTGACTCGTCATCATGCAAAAATTACCCTTATACTTATCTGATGCAGGTGATTTAGTTCACAGGCTTAGTAATTACtcaaatcaattatataaagactGTGCTAAGCCCACAAGTCGCATCcatcttaataatttataaagttgttagtttttaaatacatatttttttttaagcagtTTAAGGTTCTTTTAAACGTTTTCTTATATGATTAAGGATTGCAAATTCAAATTTACAGCAAAATGGAACCTTATACATCAGAACAATGATTAAAAGTGCCTGTAAAAAATTGGTTATCtaagtgtttataaatattacctcTTCTATCCAGAAAAGAGGTGATATAACATCTGGCAGATTTTTGCAAAGTTCAATTTTATCAGTCTTAAGAAGCTGCATGCTGAGTTGTACTCTTTGTTTAGCAACCATTGGTGTACCggttatctgaaaaatatgttttgttattactttgtttttatttttaactaaaacttcactttgtttttatttttaactaaaagaagttttttttttgtcgataGCTCAGCGATATGTCTGTCTTAGCTTCATATTATCATGAGCTACgttgcttaaattttttaaagaatttgtttaatagttattatatgtaCGTACAActcaataaacttaaatatttattaggtatttataattgttacgAATTGGTGGCTTTGTTAGTCAacttaattttgttacttacTGGCTCGAAATCGATGACTATTTCATGTTCATTGACATCTGGATTTAGACCTTTGacgttgtttattatattttgttcacaGCCGTAAAAGTGAGGCAATGAAGCGAACATTTGCACGCCCATGCACTTAGCCATATTCATTAGACCTTTGGGAGGGCAACTGCTGGGTTCGTCACAGTAACATTGTAGTTCGGGATCGTTCGCTAAGTCACCAATGTTGGCAATATATCGATTCGTCTTTATTCCATTGTAGGATGTTTTCTTTTGGTACCAGGGCTTAAAAGTTCTGGGAATAATTCAGTTTTACTCTTGATGTATTTTACGTTTCTCATATGAAGAATGTTGTCGTAGTTTACCTGCATAATTCAGTAGAGAAGGATTCCAGTCTATCGAATTCTGTTAGAAATGGAGGGAAAACGGTACCATCTGTGCCGATGAGTTCATTGCATTGATCTCTCCAGATGTCCTGTTCTGTCTTTCCATCAAGAGCTACCACTTTGCCCACATCCATGACGTTCTTCATTCCTCGTTTAACTGTTACAACTTGTGAATCCACGGTCCCATTGCGCTGTgaggtaattaaaaattggttTATCTTcacataaagttttattaaaaaatacaaaaaagttatttaatttcacaggTTTCCAAGATTTCAAAACGTATTTTGGAAACATTTTTCTTGCTCTGTTATAGAACCTTTCGTTGTGAAAATTTTCATGCctctttattacttaaaaaaaatcaagtagTTAAGgcaaaatattacacattcaaccacaatcattttttttttatattatgtcatttaATCATCTTTTAGCGTTAAGAATTGGAATTCAGATGTAATAGTTTACgcaatatttaaactaaccTTTCCAAACAGGGAGAAGCGATACTGGTTATTCggttcatatattaatttatctgcACCTTCCTTTTTTAAAGCTGTGCACACAGCTTTCGGTGCAAATTCATTTTGATTGCAATTTATAATAGTTCCTCTGAAAAGCAGATCCATAACATTGACGGAAGAGAATATGCTGGTTGGGTTATCGTAAATGCTGTTTATGGCTTTGCCTATCATATTGAGCATTGCCGGCTTCTCAATATAAACTTTTGAGATAATTCCCtgaaaatacaaatagtaaaaaatacgaaaagttaaataaagaaaaaaaagtttcatgaaatgtttatttatactcTATTATTGATGCTTTATGGTttatttctaaacattttgTCATACCATCATAAAAACGTTAGGTAGAACAATGACCTCTTCACCAGTCAGGCCAGGTCCTGACAGCATTTTGTTGAAGATAAATGTATCCCGTCTCTTGTAATCTATAGTATCTGTGTCATCGTGTTCCTCAACTTCCACTTTTTCTTTCCATTCTCTAAAAGATTAAGTGTATCGTAAACAGTTACCAAATAAAAACAGTTCAGAGAAttgaaaaagtataaaaaataatatgataatgttgaatatacttatattgtatgtaaaaaataatatgattaatgaAATAGTGGCGAGGCGAATGACGTCatgatttttgtattaaacggctgtaataaaattacagaGTGAAAGCCCTGTACTTAGGCTAAAGAAATGGGCGTAAAGTCTTCATAATAAAGGTGTTGGGGCGCTTATAAGGTAGCGGTAATTACCACTTTGTAGGACCGCGACATATCTCGATTTAtgtaattgaaatatgttaCTTTAGTTTTAACCTATAAATGTATTGCTGTTTAGTTGCGGAATACAACGCTTTTAAATTATCAGTAATGCACTGAATAAATAAGCAgtgttataacaaataatatacaatttggCCAGACATTTTAAGTATGGGTCGAGATATTTTGGTCATCACcaacttatacatataataatgttatatttgggGAGTCTGGTGTATTAGAATAGCCATTATATAAGAccatattcataatatacatatctggaaatattttaccttCAATATTGGAAACATAAAGTAATAGGCACCTAATCTGTAGGCTCTTACAAACAGGTCCTATTGTTTTCGCTGTATCATTGTTtggtttaaaactttataatgtcAGACGTTTAGAGTAAACCTATCTGGTCAGTTAAGTTAAGAATCCAACTAGATTAAATGTGTTTGTAAAATGTAGTTTAAACTAGTAATTCCTCTTCATAAACTatgttaatagaaaattaataactagttatatttttattagatcat
The window above is part of the Danaus plexippus chromosome 7, MEX_DaPlex, whole genome shotgun sequence genome. Proteins encoded here:
- the LOC116773385 gene encoding sensory neuron membrane protein 1-like isoform X1, yielding MQLPKHLKIAGGCSAAAIFGVLFGWVIFPTILKSQLKKEMTLSKKTDVRKMWEKIPFALDFKVYLFNYTNPDEVHKGALPIVKEIGPYHFEEWKEKVEVEEHDDTDTIDYKRRDTFIFNKMLSGPGLTGEEVIVLPNVFMMGIISKVYIEKPAMLNMIGKAINSIYDNPTSIFSSVNVMDLLFRGTIINCNQNEFAPKAVCTALKKEGADKLIYEPNNQYRFSLFGKRNGTVDSQVVTVKRGMKNVMDVGKVVALDGKTEQDIWRDQCNELIGTDGTVFPPFLTEFDRLESFSTELCRTFKPWYQKKTSYNGIKTNRYIANIGDLANDPELQCYCDEPSSCPPKGLMNMAKCMGVQMFASLPHFYGCEQNIINNVKGLNPDVNEHEIVIDFEPITGTPMVAKQRVQLSMQLLKTDKIELCKNLPDVISPLFWIEEGIALNKTFVNMLKHQLFLPKRIVGVVRWLLVSSGLLGLLACLVFHFKDNIMRFAVSDPVAATKVNPEAEQKDNSILEPAKIEI
- the LOC116773385 gene encoding sensory neuron membrane protein 1-like isoform X2, encoding MQLPKHLKIAGGCSAAAIFGVLFGWVIFPTILKSQLKKEMTLSKKTDVRKMWEKIPFALDFKVYLFNYTNPDEVHKGALPIVKEIGPYHFEEWKEKVEVEEHDDTDTIDYKRRDTFIFNKMLSGPGLTGEEVIVLPNVFMMGIISKVYIEKPAMLNMIGKAINSIYDNPTSIFSSVNVMDLLFRGTIINCNQNEFAPKAVCTALKKEGADKLIYEPNNQYRFSLFGKRNGTVDSQVVTVKRGMKNVMDVGKVVALDGKTEQDIWRDQCNELIGTDGTVFPPFLTEFDRLESFSTELCRTFKPWYQKKTSYNGIKTNRYIANIGDLANDPELQCYCDEPSSCPPKGLMNMAKCMGVQMFASLPHFYGCEQNIINNVKGLNPDVNEHEIVIDFEPITGTPMVAKQRVQLSMQLLKTDKIELCKNLPDVISPLFWIEEGIALNKTFVNMLKHQLFLPKRIVGVVRWLLVSSGLLGLLACLVFHFKGTLNMTT